One genomic window of Methanosarcina acetivorans C2A includes the following:
- a CDS encoding geranylgeranylglyceryl/heptaprenylglyceryl phosphate synthase, with translation MQVEAHLQKIIDQDGKVHLTLIDPASQTPERAAEIALAAVEGGTDAIMIGGSTGASGTLLDETVIKIKEKVNVPTILFPGSSAGLSSYADAVFFMSLLNSRDLGYVITNQVLGAPLVYKSQIEPISMAYLVVEPGGTVGWVGDAKLIPRKKPDIAAVYALAGKYLGMHYTYLEAGSGADAPIPPEMIGAVKKVLGENKLIVGGGVRDAKTAKLCASAGADMIVTGTIVEEVKDVAAKVAEIVSAIKS, from the coding sequence TTGCAGGTGGAAGCACACCTCCAGAAGATTATTGATCAGGACGGAAAAGTTCATCTTACCCTTATCGACCCGGCTTCCCAGACGCCTGAAAGAGCTGCCGAAATCGCTCTTGCAGCAGTTGAAGGTGGCACTGATGCTATCATGATAGGGGGCTCAACCGGAGCGTCGGGAACCCTATTAGATGAGACTGTAATAAAGATTAAAGAAAAAGTAAATGTTCCTACCATCCTTTTTCCGGGAAGTTCGGCCGGGCTTAGCAGTTACGCAGATGCCGTATTTTTCATGAGCCTCCTGAATTCCAGAGATCTGGGGTATGTGATCACAAACCAGGTACTTGGAGCTCCGCTTGTATACAAAAGCCAGATAGAGCCGATTTCCATGGCATACCTTGTGGTCGAGCCCGGAGGTACTGTCGGGTGGGTAGGGGACGCAAAACTGATCCCCAGGAAGAAACCTGATATTGCTGCGGTCTATGCCCTTGCAGGCAAATATCTCGGCATGCACTATACCTACCTGGAAGCAGGGTCCGGAGCCGATGCGCCTATCCCCCCTGAAATGATCGGGGCTGTCAAAAAAGTACTCGGAGAAAACAAGCTGATTGTTGGCGGCGGGGTCAGAGACGCAAAAACCGCAAAGCTTTGCGCTTCTGCAGGTGCGGATATGATCGTCACCGGCACGATTGTTGAAGAAGTAAAGGATGTAGCGGCAAAGGTGGCTGAGATCGTATCAGCTATAAAAAGCTAA
- a CDS encoding type II secretion system F family protein, which yields MNAINTLAFRIFGEKILENEDRYALFRIKLRQSQIPLPVEQYVSTAILYSLLAGIFGGLAGLLIGKQLFKGTTPESIVSTFGISSWVTRVVEAPVLIEAHFPFILTIVGGLIFFSMIAAFTYGLIMAYPPMKADSRKRAINATMPHATAFLYVLQRGGGMTIFDIMKSLSKHSHLYGTASHEFGNIIRDVEYFGKDLQDALWNAADRTPSEQFKDLVDGLISIVSGGGDITLYLKNKTDLYKSNANKEHKRFLDTLGLLAEVYITVFVVGPLFLMVILVVMNMIDNGGATNLYILVYGAIPFGTAIFLVFLDMLTGDAEKMPEEKTSRIKSDSFSDVRVKPWTERDEELLQKMAFYEKVNRVKNVILHPIKTMLDRPVYAFVISVPIALGYFASAFLKQMPYEGGFIETASTLDDYIFVTLLVLFIPYIIFHELEVRKIRQIEDQVPEFLKRLASINGTGILLADAIAITAQSNMGKLRSEIKCTVADIRWNSNLEEALKRFEARIRTNMTRRSLTLIAKASESTGDIHKVISTVADDADIEKNLKKERSAEMFIYVFIIFVTFCVFLVIVYVLAAFFLPALDGSSNPAMSMGGFDLKEYTLLFFHAALLQGLGSGMVAGKMGSGSISSGLKHSLAMMTVSYVLFTLFI from the coding sequence ATGAACGCTATAAATACTCTGGCATTCAGGATCTTCGGAGAAAAAATCCTTGAGAACGAAGACAGGTATGCCCTGTTCAGGATAAAGCTTCGCCAGTCTCAGATTCCCCTGCCTGTGGAACAGTACGTCTCAACCGCAATTTTATATTCCCTGCTTGCGGGAATATTCGGAGGGCTTGCAGGTTTACTGATCGGAAAGCAGCTCTTCAAAGGCACCACCCCGGAAAGTATTGTTTCAACCTTTGGGATCTCGAGCTGGGTAACAAGGGTAGTTGAGGCTCCTGTACTCATTGAAGCCCATTTCCCCTTCATCCTTACAATTGTAGGCGGGCTCATTTTCTTCTCGATGATTGCCGCCTTTACCTACGGGCTTATTATGGCATACCCTCCCATGAAAGCCGACAGCAGGAAGCGGGCTATCAATGCAACAATGCCCCATGCAACAGCTTTTCTCTATGTGCTTCAGAGGGGCGGAGGCATGACTATCTTTGACATCATGAAATCGCTTTCGAAGCATTCTCACCTCTACGGGACTGCTTCGCACGAGTTCGGAAATATCATAAGGGATGTAGAATATTTCGGAAAAGACCTTCAGGACGCCCTATGGAATGCAGCCGACCGGACACCTTCCGAACAGTTCAAAGATCTTGTAGACGGCCTGATTTCAATAGTCTCCGGTGGAGGAGACATTACCCTTTACCTGAAAAATAAGACTGACCTCTATAAATCCAATGCCAATAAGGAACACAAGCGTTTCCTTGATACCCTCGGGCTCCTGGCAGAGGTTTATATTACAGTATTCGTTGTAGGACCCCTGTTTCTTATGGTCATTCTCGTGGTCATGAACATGATTGACAACGGAGGAGCTACCAACCTCTATATCCTCGTATACGGAGCAATTCCTTTCGGGACAGCTATCTTCCTGGTCTTTCTGGACATGCTTACAGGGGATGCGGAAAAGATGCCTGAGGAAAAAACATCCAGAATTAAGTCGGATTCTTTCAGCGATGTCAGGGTAAAACCATGGACAGAAAGGGACGAGGAACTGCTCCAAAAGATGGCGTTTTATGAAAAGGTGAACAGGGTCAAAAATGTGATCCTGCACCCCATAAAAACTATGCTTGACAGACCGGTATACGCTTTTGTAATAAGCGTCCCAATCGCCCTTGGGTACTTTGCTTCGGCTTTCCTGAAACAAATGCCATACGAGGGAGGGTTTATTGAAACCGCATCTACCCTTGATGACTATATCTTTGTAACCCTGCTTGTCCTTTTCATTCCTTACATAATCTTCCACGAACTAGAAGTTAGGAAGATCAGGCAGATTGAGGATCAGGTCCCGGAGTTCCTCAAAAGACTTGCAAGTATCAACGGGACAGGGATTCTGCTTGCCGATGCTATTGCCATTACAGCCCAGTCAAATATGGGAAAATTGAGATCCGAAATCAAATGCACGGTTGCGGATATCCGCTGGAACTCAAACCTCGAAGAAGCCCTGAAACGTTTTGAAGCCAGGATCCGAACCAACATGACCCGGCGCAGCCTGACCCTTATAGCCAAGGCGAGCGAATCAACAGGTGACATCCATAAGGTCATCAGCACGGTTGCGGATGATGCAGACATTGAGAAAAACCTCAAAAAGGAACGTTCTGCCGAGATGTTCATTTACGTCTTCATCATCTTCGTGACTTTCTGCGTCTTCCTGGTCATAGTATACGTACTTGCAGCCTTTTTCCTCCCTGCCCTTGACGGTTCCAGCAACCCGGCAATGTCCATGGGAGGCTTTGATCTGAAAGAGTACACCCTCCTCTTCTTCCACGCAGCTCTCCTTCAGGGTCTCGGCTCCGGGATGGTTGCAGGAAAAATGGGCTCAGGGAGTATATCTTCTGGGCTCAAGCACTCCCTTGCAATGATGACAGTGTCCTATGTGCTGTTTACCCTGTTTATCTGA
- the ablA gene encoding lysine 2,3-aminomutase, which produces MKSKIKTCFNAGEIEFSDWKWQYRNRITTVEELEKLIPLSDPEKADIKKALEVFSMAISPYYASLIDPEDPKCPIRMQAVPLSAELQKSSWELEDPLCEDLDSPSKESCITHRYPDRVLFLISNRCGMYCRHCTRKRRVGNREYDYSEKTIREGIEYIREHPEVRDVLLSGGDALLVSDERLDWLLGELFDIPHVEIVRIGTRAPVTLPQRITPELCEILGKYPSVWLNTHFNHPKEITSEAKKAMGMLARAGIPLGNQSVLLRGVNDCPMIIKKLCHELLRIKTRPYYLYQCDLSFGLEHFRTSVARGIEIIEMLRGHTSGLAVPTFVVDAPGGGGKIPVGPNYLISSSDTGVTLRNYEGVICMYPEPAEYSAACPQKCSICDKHPELKSDTGLAKLYDEENDIIALEPEGLERKQRF; this is translated from the coding sequence GTGAAATCCAAAATTAAAACCTGTTTTAACGCAGGCGAAATAGAATTTTCAGACTGGAAATGGCAGTATAGAAACAGAATCACCACTGTCGAAGAACTTGAAAAACTGATCCCGCTTTCGGACCCGGAAAAGGCGGATATTAAGAAAGCGCTTGAGGTTTTTTCAATGGCAATATCTCCTTACTATGCTTCTCTTATTGATCCGGAAGACCCGAAATGTCCCATCCGGATGCAGGCCGTGCCTCTCTCAGCCGAACTTCAAAAATCTTCCTGGGAACTTGAAGATCCTCTATGTGAAGACCTTGATTCGCCATCGAAAGAGAGTTGCATAACCCACAGGTACCCGGACAGGGTACTTTTCCTTATTTCAAACCGATGCGGGATGTACTGCAGACACTGCACCCGCAAGCGCAGGGTTGGCAACAGGGAATATGATTATTCGGAAAAAACAATTCGGGAGGGGATCGAGTACATCAGGGAACACCCTGAAGTAAGGGATGTTCTGCTTTCTGGGGGGGACGCCCTGCTTGTTTCCGATGAAAGGCTGGACTGGCTCCTGGGGGAACTTTTTGATATTCCGCATGTGGAAATTGTAAGGATAGGCACGAGGGCGCCTGTCACTCTGCCCCAGCGCATAACTCCTGAACTGTGCGAAATCCTTGGAAAATACCCTTCGGTCTGGCTCAACACCCACTTCAACCACCCAAAAGAGATCACTTCCGAAGCTAAAAAGGCAATGGGTATGCTTGCCCGTGCAGGGATTCCCCTTGGAAATCAGTCCGTACTCCTCAGGGGGGTAAACGACTGCCCGATGATAATCAAAAAACTCTGTCACGAACTCCTGAGGATAAAGACCAGGCCTTACTATCTTTATCAGTGTGACCTTTCCTTCGGGCTGGAACATTTCAGGACTTCGGTTGCAAGAGGCATAGAGATCATAGAGATGCTCAGGGGACATACCTCAGGGCTTGCTGTCCCTACTTTTGTGGTCGACGCTCCCGGAGGGGGAGGAAAAATCCCTGTCGGACCCAATTACCTGATTTCAAGTTCGGATACTGGAGTCACCCTCCGGAATTACGAAGGGGTTATCTGCATGTACCCTGAACCTGCAGAATACTCCGCAGCATGCCCGCAAAAATGTTCCATCTGCGATAAGCACCCCGAGCTTAAAAGTGATACCGGTCTTGCAAAACTCTACGATGAAGAAAATGACATAATCGCTCTTGAACCGGAAGGCCTTGAAAGAAAACAGCGTTTCTGA
- a CDS encoding RAD55 family ATPase: MKRISSGIPELDERIGGGYIAGRVLLITGDTGTGKTTFTIHFLHRACLEDKKCVLVATEELPEDILDLSEMLGLGLTKYYENGQLTIERSFQNRSEKIQTSKFGFTPEGLEIELPTLSDYVPEGTNVVVIDNIGVFTLRLSIQDFRDQFDALNFILSTRGDCTTMFVMDDTACKMTHNLANYSVSGSLRLMVDENPYTGNIERYIRIPKMRRTCLSLNPIRFEITSSGIKLL; this comes from the coding sequence ATGAAACGGATATCATCAGGTATACCTGAACTTGACGAAAGGATCGGCGGAGGATACATTGCGGGTAGGGTTCTTCTCATAACCGGAGATACAGGAACTGGCAAGACCACTTTTACCATTCATTTTCTGCACAGAGCATGCCTTGAGGATAAGAAATGCGTCCTGGTCGCAACCGAAGAACTTCCGGAAGATATTCTGGATCTGTCAGAAATGCTGGGGCTTGGGCTTACTAAATATTATGAAAATGGTCAGCTCACAATTGAGCGGTCTTTTCAGAACCGTTCCGAGAAGATCCAGACCTCAAAATTCGGATTCACCCCCGAAGGTCTGGAGATAGAATTACCCACACTTTCAGATTATGTGCCCGAAGGAACCAATGTTGTGGTGATTGACAATATCGGTGTTTTTACCCTGAGGCTTTCCATTCAGGACTTCAGGGACCAGTTTGATGCCCTGAACTTTATCCTCAGCACCAGAGGAGACTGCACGACAATGTTTGTCATGGACGATACCGCCTGCAAGATGACTCATAACCTTGCCAACTATTCGGTAAGTGGCTCTCTCCGACTTATGGTAGACGAAAATCCCTACACAGGGAATATTGAGCGCTACATAAGGATCCCTAAAATGAGAAGGACATGCCTCAGTCTGAATCCGATAAGATTTGAAATAACTTCATCAGGGATAAAACTCCTTTGA
- the purB gene encoding adenylosuccinate lyase, translated as MAIHPIEYRYGTAEMKYVWSQENRLAKILQTEAALALAEADMGLIPAEAAEIISECVPSVKAERVDEIEAEIHHDMMAVVVAISEKCREDAGKWVHFGATSNDILDTATALQIKDAIDLLEDKLKILLRVLVNQAEAHKNTVCCGRTHGQIGVPTTYGLRFAIWASEISRHLDRLYELTPRATVGQMTGAVGTQAAFGKSGILIQKLTMQHLGIGAVDVSNQIIQRDRHAEFVMWMANTVTTLDKIGIEIRNLQRSEIAEIEESFGKKQVGSSTMPHKRNPIKSEQICGLARIVRAMVEPELLNNTLWDERDLTNSSCERVVFPEACVLTDHILKLGIRVLENLRFYPENIRRNLDLLRGLNMGEAVMIELAKRGVGRQEAHELVRTSAMEAHETGQHFKQVLLDTPSVSRYLSVEDIEKLVNPDKYIGTAVEQVEALVVRLREAYSL; from the coding sequence GTGGCAATTCATCCGATAGAATACCGGTACGGTACAGCAGAAATGAAATACGTATGGAGTCAGGAAAACAGACTAGCTAAGATCTTGCAGACCGAGGCAGCCCTTGCTCTGGCAGAAGCGGATATGGGACTTATCCCGGCAGAAGCGGCTGAGATTATCTCCGAATGCGTTCCCTCCGTAAAGGCGGAAAGAGTTGACGAAATCGAAGCCGAGATCCACCACGACATGATGGCTGTTGTTGTTGCGATTTCTGAGAAGTGCAGGGAAGATGCGGGAAAGTGGGTCCATTTCGGCGCCACTTCAAACGACATCCTTGACACAGCAACCGCGCTCCAGATAAAGGACGCAATCGACCTTCTGGAAGATAAACTCAAAATCCTGCTCAGGGTGCTGGTAAACCAGGCAGAAGCCCATAAGAACACTGTTTGCTGTGGGAGGACACACGGGCAGATAGGCGTTCCCACAACATACGGGCTCCGTTTTGCAATCTGGGCTTCCGAGATTTCAAGACACCTTGACCGCCTTTACGAGCTGACTCCGAGAGCTACCGTGGGGCAGATGACCGGGGCTGTCGGAACTCAGGCAGCTTTTGGGAAGTCCGGAATCCTGATCCAGAAACTTACGATGCAGCACCTCGGAATCGGGGCTGTGGATGTCTCAAACCAGATAATCCAGAGAGACAGGCATGCCGAATTTGTGATGTGGATGGCAAATACTGTTACGACCCTGGACAAGATCGGCATCGAAATCAGGAATCTGCAGCGCAGTGAAATCGCCGAGATTGAGGAAAGTTTCGGGAAAAAGCAGGTGGGTTCGTCTACCATGCCCCACAAGCGGAACCCGATCAAGTCCGAGCAGATCTGCGGGCTTGCGAGGATCGTAAGGGCAATGGTTGAACCTGAACTCCTTAACAACACCCTCTGGGACGAACGGGACCTTACAAATTCTTCCTGCGAGAGAGTCGTCTTCCCGGAAGCCTGTGTGCTTACGGACCATATCCTTAAACTTGGGATCCGTGTGCTTGAGAATCTCAGGTTCTATCCCGAAAATATCCGCAGGAACCTGGACCTGCTAAGAGGCCTGAACATGGGCGAAGCTGTAATGATCGAACTTGCAAAAAGGGGTGTAGGCAGGCAGGAAGCCCATGAGCTTGTCAGGACTTCGGCTATGGAAGCCCATGAGACGGGGCAGCACTTCAAACAGGTACTTCTGGATACTCCTTCCGTTTCAAGGTACTTGAGTGTAGAAGATATCGAAAAACTCGTAAATCCCGATAAGTATATAGGAACAGCTGTAGAACAGGTCGAAGCGCTCGTTGTAAGACTTCGTGAAGCTTATTCCCTCTGA
- a CDS encoding type II/IV secretion system ATPase subunit, with the protein MKDLSRDISGIKEGEKLSDKLKEFFNEVKTPEGAKKKFAEIVRGLKDEELRVLPPYDPETCGPLLEYEIPAGFTEIERYWVEEPYAFISIIENLEMKYYYVVEPTLTTYEKAVLERVRDNLEDVLTQEDTISGQEKDVILINRGIRLLDQYYSTLEVSSIHKIMYFLRRNFIGYERINALIRDPNIEDISCSGIEIPIYLYHRKHNNIVTNILFGEKEVDSLVVKLCQRSGKHISIGEPIVDATLPDGSRIQATLGKEVTTRGSSFTIRKFKGDPITPIDLIRYGTCSIEMMAYYWIAIENNISALFAGGTASGKTSLMNAISLFIPRLSKVVSIEDTREIMLHHENWIAGATRKSFTVGGTGEVSMYELLKAALRQRPEYILVGEVRGKEALTLFQAMSTGHTTYSTMHASDVQTVVNRLENEPINVPHVMMQALGVICIQMQTYVNETRVRRNKTIVEITGLDARSGSLRINELYRWEPVHDNFKRAGDSYVLNEIMKARGWNPSKLFIEFKNREQILAYLTVKQIRDYVSVSLIVHMYATNPQLVMEAVGSDTLRDMVLHHS; encoded by the coding sequence ATGAAGGATCTTAGCCGTGACATATCCGGGATCAAGGAAGGCGAAAAATTAAGTGACAAGCTTAAAGAGTTCTTTAATGAAGTAAAAACTCCGGAAGGAGCAAAAAAGAAGTTTGCAGAGATCGTCCGGGGCCTGAAAGATGAAGAGCTCAGGGTTCTTCCTCCATATGATCCTGAAACCTGCGGCCCGCTCCTTGAATATGAAATTCCTGCAGGATTTACTGAAATCGAACGCTACTGGGTAGAGGAACCTTACGCCTTTATCAGCATAATCGAAAATCTGGAAATGAAATACTATTATGTCGTTGAGCCCACTCTCACCACCTATGAAAAAGCCGTTCTTGAGAGGGTCCGGGACAATCTGGAAGATGTGCTTACTCAGGAAGACACGATATCCGGACAGGAAAAGGATGTCATTCTCATAAACAGAGGCATAAGACTTCTGGACCAGTATTACAGCACCCTGGAAGTTTCCTCGATTCATAAGATAATGTATTTCCTCAGGAGAAATTTCATCGGATACGAAAGGATAAATGCGCTCATTAGGGACCCGAATATTGAAGATATTTCCTGTTCTGGGATTGAAATCCCGATCTACCTTTACCACAGGAAGCACAACAACATCGTGACCAATATCCTTTTTGGGGAAAAAGAAGTGGACTCTCTGGTAGTTAAACTTTGTCAGAGGAGTGGCAAGCATATCTCCATAGGAGAACCGATTGTAGATGCAACTCTTCCGGATGGCTCAAGGATTCAGGCAACCCTTGGAAAAGAGGTCACAACAAGGGGCAGTTCCTTCACTATCCGTAAATTCAAAGGAGACCCCATAACCCCGATTGACCTTATCAGGTATGGGACATGCAGCATCGAGATGATGGCTTACTACTGGATTGCCATTGAAAACAACATCAGTGCACTTTTTGCAGGAGGTACCGCTTCAGGAAAAACCTCCCTTATGAACGCGATTTCTCTCTTCATCCCGAGGCTTTCAAAGGTAGTGTCCATTGAAGATACCAGGGAGATCATGCTCCACCATGAAAACTGGATCGCAGGCGCAACCAGGAAATCGTTTACTGTGGGGGGGACAGGCGAAGTGTCCATGTACGAACTCCTGAAAGCCGCCCTCAGGCAGCGTCCGGAATATATTCTTGTGGGTGAGGTTCGGGGTAAAGAGGCTCTGACCCTTTTCCAGGCAATGTCAACAGGGCACACCACCTATTCAACAATGCATGCAAGCGACGTGCAGACCGTGGTTAACAGGCTTGAAAACGAACCTATCAATGTCCCGCATGTGATGATGCAGGCCCTCGGAGTCATCTGTATCCAGATGCAGACCTATGTTAATGAGACGAGGGTAAGGAGAAACAAAACAATTGTGGAGATCACAGGCCTTGATGCAAGGTCAGGAAGTCTCAGGATCAATGAACTTTACCGCTGGGAGCCGGTTCATGATAACTTCAAACGGGCAGGGGATTCCTATGTGCTCAATGAGATCATGAAAGCAAGGGGCTGGAACCCTAGTAAGCTCTTTATTGAGTTTAAAAACAGAGAACAGATCCTTGCCTACCTGACAGTAAAACAGATCCGTGACTATGTGAGCGTTTCCCTGATAGTGCACATGTATGCCACAAACCCGCAGCTTGTAATGGAAGCGGTTGGAAGCGATACCTTGCGGGATATGGTACTGCACCACAGTTAA
- a CDS encoding methylamine methyltransferase corrinoid protein reductive activase gives MRYGVAIDLGTSGYRAQKIDLNTQEIKRTVITLRNPLPGANVMDHMDFAIHYGQDLAHGLSIDAVKNLLQALDVQSGELDRLSVCGNPIQLSIFQGISIEDLAYAGERKKKKYHIEEQKRNARIVPSSEIPGLEEFNCEVVVPPAIKHEVGADALALIVKSGMLDSDQVSIATDYGTNAEMALKVKDIIYTGSAAAGPALEGQQIKHGTLASPFAISDFEFEDGALRNYVLNEEMKPDPGDLVDPKTGEILEAGQIQAKGITGTGVIALIEKALGHDLVVLPKIKTPDELIHLQNKITFSERDLKEAGKAIGAIRAGHITLCATAGIELTDIDAAYMAGAAGTYMDAKKAQKIGLIPYSTGNIAQLGNTSLAVAREILLSEGRLWELQDIASQIIGTHIMFATAPEFRDAYVLELAYWEEGMPFKMFKKYLKKKSLPSLDDPIDNPVVDKRVERDIPVLGEEGLHVLERVGTYMTMVVDCPECKKCIKVCPNDAITIDEENRIMISTDLCEGAHCQKCIRACPPDKFNWANLEVFKPEQEE, from the coding sequence ATGAGATATGGAGTTGCAATTGACCTGGGAACTAGCGGGTATAGGGCTCAGAAGATTGACCTTAATACCCAGGAAATTAAGAGAACGGTTATAACATTGAGAAATCCCCTTCCCGGAGCGAATGTGATGGATCACATGGACTTCGCAATCCACTACGGGCAGGACCTTGCGCACGGGCTTTCTATAGATGCGGTAAAGAACCTGCTTCAGGCTCTTGACGTGCAAAGCGGAGAGCTTGATAGGCTTTCAGTCTGCGGAAACCCTATCCAGCTATCCATTTTTCAGGGAATAAGCATTGAAGACCTGGCTTATGCGGGGGAACGGAAGAAAAAGAAGTACCATATAGAGGAACAGAAAAGGAATGCGAGAATCGTACCAAGCAGCGAAATTCCCGGACTTGAGGAATTTAACTGTGAAGTTGTAGTCCCGCCTGCAATTAAACATGAAGTCGGAGCCGATGCCCTTGCTCTTATTGTTAAATCGGGCATGCTTGACAGCGACCAGGTTTCGATTGCAACTGATTACGGGACAAACGCCGAAATGGCGCTCAAGGTAAAAGACATTATATACACCGGTTCAGCAGCTGCAGGGCCTGCTCTTGAAGGGCAGCAGATAAAGCATGGGACTCTTGCCTCTCCTTTTGCAATTTCGGATTTTGAATTCGAGGATGGAGCATTGAGGAATTATGTATTGAACGAAGAGATGAAGCCCGATCCCGGAGATCTCGTAGACCCCAAAACCGGAGAAATTCTTGAAGCAGGGCAGATCCAAGCAAAAGGAATTACAGGTACGGGAGTTATTGCCCTTATCGAAAAAGCTCTGGGTCACGATCTGGTTGTACTCCCGAAAATCAAAACTCCAGACGAACTAATTCACCTGCAGAACAAAATAACTTTCTCGGAAAGGGACCTGAAAGAAGCCGGGAAAGCTATTGGTGCAATCCGGGCAGGACATATTACGCTTTGTGCGACTGCAGGTATAGAACTTACAGATATTGATGCAGCGTATATGGCAGGCGCTGCCGGCACATATATGGATGCTAAAAAAGCCCAGAAAATTGGTCTGATCCCCTACTCTACGGGGAACATTGCTCAGCTCGGGAACACCTCTCTTGCTGTTGCGAGGGAAATTCTGCTTTCGGAAGGAAGGCTGTGGGAACTTCAGGACATTGCAAGCCAGATAATAGGCACTCACATAATGTTTGCGACTGCCCCTGAATTCCGGGACGCCTACGTCCTTGAACTTGCATACTGGGAAGAGGGAATGCCCTTTAAAATGTTTAAAAAATACCTGAAAAAGAAGAGTCTTCCGTCACTTGATGACCCCATAGACAACCCTGTGGTGGATAAGCGCGTGGAAAGGGATATCCCTGTCCTTGGGGAAGAAGGTCTGCATGTACTCGAAAGAGTCGGAACCTATATGACCATGGTTGTTGACTGTCCTGAGTGCAAGAAATGCATAAAAGTCTGCCCTAACGATGCCATTACAATTGACGAGGAAAACAGGATTATGATAAGTACCGACCTCTGCGAAGGTGCCCACTGCCAGAAATGTATCCGGGCCTGTCCGCCCGACAAATTTAACTGGGCGAATCTGGAGGTCTTTAAACCTGAACAGGAGGAGTAA
- the ablB gene encoding putative beta-lysine N-acetyltransferase, with protein MPGAGAELVIDYYNQRIKVMEFTGLFEALSGNLETLAEAKEMGKIIVYTPPKKGNDVRACGCVEEGIIRGYFSGMDCHIFSSYPESSRGISFQKEKEDQILKNCLRKKRETGKRRQKKGGSRKMESWRQQKEKICLPEGYILRLAVQADASAMAALYRQEFQLYPAPLHMENYLLETMDSNVLYLLVERHGEIVSLASAEMDPEKASAEITDCLTVPSERGKGLMKELIKALEEELSERNFLSSYTLCRASSPGINSAFASLGYACTGRLVNNCRIGKGFENMNIWGKLLK; from the coding sequence GTGCCAGGGGCAGGGGCCGAACTTGTAATTGATTACTATAATCAAAGAATAAAAGTCATGGAGTTTACCGGGCTTTTTGAAGCGCTCTCCGGAAACCTTGAAACTCTTGCCGAAGCCAAGGAAATGGGAAAAATAATCGTATACACACCCCCGAAAAAAGGAAATGATGTCCGTGCCTGCGGATGTGTAGAGGAAGGAATCATCAGAGGATATTTTTCCGGAATGGACTGCCATATTTTCTCAAGCTACCCGGAAAGCTCCAGGGGAATTTCCTTCCAGAAGGAAAAAGAAGACCAGATCCTCAAAAATTGTCTGAGGAAGAAACGAGAAACCGGGAAAAGGCGGCAAAAAAAAGGAGGTTCTCGGAAAATGGAAAGCTGGAGGCAACAAAAAGAGAAAATATGCCTTCCGGAAGGGTATATACTCAGACTCGCAGTCCAGGCGGACGCTTCTGCAATGGCAGCTCTTTACAGGCAGGAATTTCAATTATATCCAGCTCCCCTGCACATGGAAAACTACCTGCTCGAAACCATGGATTCCAACGTCCTTTACCTCCTTGTGGAAAGGCACGGGGAAATCGTGAGCCTTGCCTCGGCAGAAATGGACCCCGAAAAAGCGAGTGCTGAAATCACCGACTGCCTGACAGTTCCTTCCGAAAGAGGAAAGGGATTGATGAAAGAGCTTATCAAAGCTCTGGAAGAAGAACTTTCAGAAAGAAACTTCCTGAGCTCCTATACCCTCTGCCGGGCTTCTTCTCCCGGCATCAACTCCGCCTTTGCTTCTCTTGGCTATGCCTGCACAGGCCGGCTAGTGAACAACTGCAGGATAGGAAAGGGATTTGAGAATATGAACATCTGGGGCAAACTGCTGAAATAA
- a CDS encoding 50S ribosomal protein L40e, producing MARFPEAEERLLNKKICMKCNARNAIRATRCRKCGYGTLRVKSKESKGA from the coding sequence ATGGCTCGTTTTCCAGAAGCTGAAGAAAGGTTACTTAACAAAAAAATCTGCATGAAGTGTAATGCCAGAAACGCCATAAGGGCAACCCGCTGCAGAAAATGCGGCTACGGTACTCTTCGCGTGAAATCCAAGGAATCCAAGGGAGCATGA
- a CDS encoding MTH865 family protein: MEVREEVHEQILEILKGAKFPINSLEELIAALPEGLDTTCSIGGVEVTAAEAKSLITDKDFPFKNAKQVADLMVERAGL, from the coding sequence ATGGAAGTCAGAGAAGAAGTCCATGAACAGATTCTTGAAATCCTCAAAGGTGCAAAATTTCCAATCAACTCCCTGGAGGAATTAATTGCCGCCTTACCCGAGGGGTTGGACACCACATGCAGTATAGGAGGTGTTGAAGTCACCGCAGCTGAGGCGAAAAGTCTGATTACTGATAAAGATTTTCCTTTCAAAAATGCAAAACAGGTGGCAGACTTAATGGTTGAAAGAGCAGGGCTGTAA